One Mycolicibacterium goodii genomic region harbors:
- a CDS encoding ATP-binding cassette domain-containing protein gives MTQPLLHIDDLVVEYPVAGGVFRVLNSVSLSVEKGSCLAVVGESGCGKSTLAKAVVRLLRPTAGRIVFDGTDIAGLPERPLRPFRSRIQMVFQDPYGSLDPHLSAVDIVAEPLRQRGVRSGRDRRARAAELIDRVGLPSTALRRKPAEFSGGQRQRIGIARALASEPELLVCDEATSALDVSVQAQVLDLLREIRCETGLTYVFISHNLGVVREISDTIVVMKSGNIVECGSTETVLVNPSEPYTKALRAAALDPTTMVGIKPRNVVSRLDLTTSQGAA, from the coding sequence ATGACCCAGCCCCTGTTGCACATCGACGACCTGGTGGTCGAATACCCGGTGGCCGGCGGTGTCTTTCGCGTCCTGAACTCGGTGAGCCTCTCGGTCGAGAAGGGATCGTGTCTTGCGGTCGTCGGTGAATCCGGCTGCGGCAAGTCGACCTTGGCCAAAGCTGTGGTCCGGTTGCTCCGGCCGACCGCAGGACGGATCGTCTTCGACGGCACGGATATCGCAGGCCTGCCTGAGCGCCCGTTGCGGCCCTTCCGCTCCCGGATCCAGATGGTGTTCCAGGACCCGTACGGTTCGCTCGACCCGCACCTGAGCGCCGTCGACATCGTCGCCGAACCGCTGCGTCAGCGGGGGGTGCGCAGCGGTCGGGACCGGCGCGCCCGCGCCGCAGAACTCATCGACCGGGTCGGGCTGCCCAGCACCGCCTTACGCCGCAAGCCCGCAGAGTTCTCCGGGGGTCAGCGACAGCGCATCGGCATCGCGCGCGCCCTGGCCAGCGAGCCCGAACTGCTGGTCTGTGACGAGGCCACCAGTGCACTCGACGTCTCGGTGCAAGCCCAGGTGCTCGACCTGTTGCGTGAAATCCGTTGCGAAACCGGCCTGACCTACGTCTTCATCTCCCACAACCTCGGTGTCGTTCGGGAAATCAGTGACACCATCGTCGTGATGAAGTCCGGCAACATCGTCGAATGTGGTTCGACGGAGACCGTTCTCGTCAACCCGTCAGAGCCCTACACCAAAGCCCTGCGCGCCGCGGCACTGGATCCCACCACCATGGTGGGGATCAAGCCCCGCAACGTGGTCTCGCGCCTCGACCTCACCACCTCCCAAGGAGCCGCCTGA
- a CDS encoding ABC transporter ATP-binding protein: MGNLLRVNELQVELITARGVVRAVDGVSFCIDAGETVTIIGESGSGKSTTAMGILGLLPADLAVLSGSARFKDREILGNRTELEKARGRHIALVPQDPMTALSPVHTIGSQLRDAVRHGGVRGRSAERVRAVDLLDQVHIPRPAEQLGKYPHQLSGGMLQRVLIATALAADPELIVADEPTSALDVTVQASILDLLLELQQRTGVAMLLITHDLGVARLMSDRILVMKDGRFVEGGDAEALLGNPRSAYTKRLLDAVPRLDVPSTTEVPV, translated from the coding sequence ATGGGCAATCTCCTCAGAGTCAACGAACTGCAGGTCGAACTCATCACCGCCCGAGGAGTGGTGCGCGCGGTCGACGGAGTCTCCTTCTGCATCGACGCCGGCGAGACGGTCACCATCATCGGCGAATCGGGTTCGGGAAAATCCACCACCGCGATGGGGATCCTCGGCCTGCTCCCCGCCGATCTCGCCGTCCTGTCCGGCAGCGCGAGATTCAAGGACCGCGAGATCCTTGGTAACCGAACAGAACTGGAGAAGGCGCGCGGTCGACACATCGCGCTCGTCCCGCAGGATCCCATGACCGCGCTGAGCCCCGTGCACACCATAGGATCCCAGCTGCGCGACGCCGTTCGCCACGGCGGGGTGCGTGGGCGATCCGCCGAGCGGGTCCGCGCCGTCGACCTGCTCGACCAGGTGCACATCCCGCGCCCCGCAGAGCAGCTCGGCAAGTATCCGCACCAGTTGTCGGGCGGCATGCTGCAGCGCGTGCTGATCGCCACGGCACTGGCGGCCGACCCGGAACTCATCGTCGCCGACGAGCCCACCAGTGCACTCGACGTCACGGTGCAGGCCAGCATCCTGGATCTGCTCCTCGAACTCCAGCAGCGCACCGGCGTCGCGATGCTGTTGATCACCCACGACCTGGGCGTCGCCCGGCTGATGTCGGATCGCATCTTGGTCATGAAAGATGGCCGCTTCGTCGAAGGCGGCGATGCCGAGGCGCTGCTGGGCAATCCGCGTAGCGCCTACACCAAGCGGCTCCTCGACGCCGTGCCCCGATTGGATGTTCCTTCGACGACGGAGGTCCCGGTATGA
- a CDS encoding ABC transporter permease, with translation MTTPTTEVIEPPATPRPSAVTERDIARAGATRRRRDSRLKTWVGTVAVLIVIVPVVLARVLPLPSPDTTDLASRRLPPLTDNHLFGTDQLGRDLLARVLYGGQVSLAIGLLAVLVSGMIGLALGALAGYRGGWTDSVVSRLLEAQLSLPLLMMLLLVVALFGPSIPVITFVIAIAQWPEVARLTRSLVLVEREKPYVAAARVLGLGHAAILVRHIVPNIIKQVTLVVLLLLAQAVLLESALSYLGAGPQRPFATWGRIISDGQDYVTTSWWLVTLPGLVIALLVVGVNFLGDGLRDRTGGTRGRLMNALRGRNN, from the coding sequence ATGACAACTCCAACCACCGAAGTCATCGAACCTCCGGCTACGCCACGGCCGTCCGCGGTCACCGAACGCGACATCGCCCGCGCCGGCGCGACGCGACGCCGCAGGGACAGCCGGCTCAAGACGTGGGTCGGGACGGTGGCCGTGCTGATCGTGATCGTGCCGGTTGTGCTCGCCCGCGTGTTGCCGCTGCCGTCACCGGATACGACCGACCTTGCGTCCCGCCGGCTGCCGCCGCTGACCGACAACCACCTGTTCGGCACCGACCAGCTCGGCCGCGATCTGCTGGCCCGCGTCCTCTACGGCGGCCAGGTCTCGCTGGCGATCGGCCTGCTTGCGGTGCTGGTCTCCGGAATGATCGGGCTGGCACTCGGTGCGCTCGCCGGATACCGCGGGGGCTGGACCGACAGCGTCGTGAGCCGCCTGCTGGAAGCGCAGCTCTCCCTGCCGCTGCTGATGATGCTGCTGCTGGTGGTCGCACTGTTCGGACCGTCGATCCCGGTCATCACCTTCGTCATCGCGATCGCGCAGTGGCCCGAAGTAGCCCGCCTCACAAGATCTTTGGTTTTGGTCGAACGGGAGAAGCCCTACGTCGCGGCAGCCCGGGTGCTCGGTCTCGGGCACGCGGCGATCCTGGTGCGCCACATCGTGCCCAACATCATCAAGCAGGTGACGCTGGTGGTTCTGCTGCTGCTAGCGCAAGCCGTCCTCCTCGAAAGCGCCCTGAGCTATCTGGGAGCGGGGCCGCAACGTCCCTTCGCGACGTGGGGGCGCATCATCTCCGACGGCCAGGACTACGTCACCACCTCGTGGTGGCTGGTGACACTTCCAGGCCTGGTGATCGCACTGTTGGTCGTCGGGGTGAACTTCCTCGGCGACGGGCTCCGCGACCGCACCGGCGGCACCCGAGGCCGCCTGATGAACGCACTGCGGGGAAGGAACAACTGA
- a CDS encoding ABC transporter permease — MADQLLAPSMHLASPAAASARRGLAGVVFGPTARYILRRLGQSVLTVFLTLSTVFVLIRLAPGDPAYSLAGPLATTEDLARIRTQMGLDESVFVQYAKYLQGLLHLDLGTSYSFQAPAFDVVLSRLPYTVTLAVSAIALTTVVAIPLGVWMARHADTRRELAANAVTITGQSMPDFWTGLMLITIFAVLIPVLPPAGFTTWSSLILPTVTIAVLQVALISRMVRREMVGAFMSPYVTVGRSRGVSERELIWRYSMRNSAIPVLTALGTRFASMLNGVVVVEVVFAWPGVGSLVVRALETRDYPLIQATVLVTAVLAILVQLLIDLCYPLLDPRVRLGKGQGA, encoded by the coding sequence ATGGCCGATCAACTGCTGGCACCGTCGATGCATCTGGCGTCTCCGGCCGCTGCATCCGCCCGTCGCGGACTCGCCGGAGTCGTGTTCGGACCGACGGCACGCTACATCTTGCGGCGCCTGGGGCAGAGCGTGCTGACGGTGTTCCTGACCCTCAGCACGGTGTTCGTTCTGATCCGTCTGGCACCCGGTGACCCGGCCTACTCCCTGGCGGGACCGCTGGCCACCACCGAGGACCTGGCCCGCATACGGACACAGATGGGCTTGGACGAGTCGGTCTTCGTGCAGTACGCCAAGTACCTGCAGGGTCTGCTGCATCTCGATCTCGGCACGTCGTATTCCTTCCAGGCGCCCGCATTCGACGTGGTGCTCTCGCGCCTGCCGTACACCGTGACACTGGCGGTGTCCGCCATCGCGCTGACCACCGTGGTCGCGATCCCTCTCGGCGTGTGGATGGCTCGCCACGCCGACACCCGCCGGGAGCTGGCCGCCAATGCGGTCACCATCACCGGCCAGTCGATGCCCGATTTTTGGACCGGCCTAATGCTCATCACGATCTTCGCGGTCCTCATCCCGGTGCTACCGCCGGCCGGCTTCACCACCTGGTCCAGCCTCATCCTGCCGACGGTCACCATCGCCGTGCTGCAGGTCGCGCTGATCTCGCGGATGGTGCGCCGGGAGATGGTGGGCGCGTTCATGTCGCCCTATGTGACGGTCGGACGCTCGCGTGGCGTGTCCGAACGAGAACTGATCTGGCGGTATTCGATGCGCAACTCCGCCATTCCGGTACTGACCGCCCTGGGCACCCGGTTCGCCTCGATGCTCAACGGTGTCGTGGTCGTGGAGGTCGTCTTCGCCTGGCCCGGCGTCGGATCGCTGGTGGTGCGCGCGCTGGAGACCCGTGACTATCCGCTGATCCAGGCCACGGTGCTGGTCACCGCGGTACTCGCAATCCTCGTGCAACTGCTCATCGACCTCTGCTATCCGCTGCTGGATCCGCGGGTCCGGCTCGGGAAAGGACAGGGCGCATGA